In Acidobacteriota bacterium, one genomic interval encodes:
- a CDS encoding FAD-binding oxidoreductase, giving the protein MSQSRRDFLKMLSVALCFPHANVNGKTPPVDSIVNDVHSQLNATRVFSIVRPTHIDDLRECIWAASRLEKSISICGKRHSMGGQQFGTDSVLVDITGFDRVLGFDQEQGIVEVESGITWPQLIDFLLQAQHGQAQQWGIIQKQTGADELTLGGALASNVHGRGLAMKPIIDNVESFELLDATGQLLSCSRAQNTELFKLVIGGYGLFGIVTSIRLRLWPRKKVKRVVKIGETQTIISAFEDRIQNEFLYGDYQFATDFKRESFLRRGVFSCYQLMPPDTPVTPNPTRFHPQDWAKLTYYSHKYKRRAFQVYTKRYLATSGQIYWSDSQLSAAYVENYHADLDRKLGAKVKATEMITEIYVPRVSLAEYMEAARSELIRLKANVIYGTVRLIEKDEESFLAWAKENYACIIFNLHISHTPEKIEGAATVFKRLIDLALPYGGSYYLTYHRFATKEQVAACYPQFEEFLRLKLKYDPKEVFQSDWYRHHKQLFR; this is encoded by the coding sequence ATGTCTCAATCTCGACGTGATTTTCTTAAAATGCTGAGTGTTGCTTTGTGTTTTCCTCACGCGAATGTGAATGGAAAAACACCTCCGGTTGACTCGATTGTGAATGATGTTCATTCGCAACTCAATGCCACACGAGTCTTTTCGATTGTGCGGCCAACACATATTGACGATCTTCGGGAATGTATTTGGGCCGCCTCCCGGCTGGAAAAATCAATCAGTATTTGTGGAAAAAGACATTCGATGGGAGGCCAGCAGTTTGGAACAGACTCGGTTTTGGTGGATATAACCGGGTTTGACCGGGTCCTGGGATTTGATCAGGAACAAGGCATTGTTGAGGTTGAATCAGGAATCACCTGGCCTCAATTGATTGATTTTTTGCTCCAGGCACAGCACGGACAGGCTCAGCAGTGGGGAATTATTCAAAAGCAAACCGGGGCTGACGAGTTAACGCTTGGTGGAGCACTGGCGTCAAACGTGCATGGACGCGGACTGGCGATGAAACCCATCATTGATAATGTTGAATCCTTTGAACTTCTGGACGCGACCGGGCAGCTCCTTTCCTGTAGCCGAGCCCAGAACACCGAACTCTTCAAACTGGTGATTGGCGGGTACGGATTATTTGGGATTGTCACCTCGATTCGTCTCAGGCTGTGGCCAAGGAAAAAAGTGAAGCGGGTTGTAAAAATCGGCGAGACACAAACCATTATTTCTGCCTTTGAGGACCGAATTCAAAACGAGTTTTTGTATGGTGATTATCAGTTTGCCACTGATTTCAAGCGGGAGAGTTTTTTGCGCCGAGGTGTATTTTCCTGCTACCAGCTTATGCCTCCCGATACACCTGTGACCCCAAATCCAACCCGCTTTCATCCCCAGGATTGGGCAAAACTGACCTATTACTCACATAAATACAAACGCCGGGCGTTTCAGGTTTACACCAAACGGTATCTGGCGACTTCAGGGCAAATATACTGGTCTGACTCGCAACTGTCAGCCGCGTATGTTGAAAATTACCACGCGGATTTGGACCGTAAACTTGGGGCAAAGGTGAAAGCCACCGAGATGATTACTGAAATCTATGTCCCACGAGTGTCCCTGGCTGAGTACATGGAAGCCGCACGAAGCGAACTGATCCGGCTCAAGGCCAATGTGATTTATGGAACGGTTCGATTGATCGAAAAAGATGAGGAAAGCTTCCTGGCCTGGGCAAAAGAAAATTACGCCTGCATCATTTTCAACCTGCACATTTCACATACCCCGGAGAAGATTGAAGGCGCTGCCACGGTATTCAAGCGGCTGATTGACCTGGCTCTTCCTTATGGAGGAAGCTATTACCTGACATATCATCGGTTTGCTACCAAAGAACAGGTCGCGGCTTGTTATCCACAATTTGAAGAATTTCTCCGGTTGAAATTGAAATACGATCCAAAAGAAGTGTTTCAGAGTGACTGGTATCGCCACCATAAACAGCTCTTTCGATAA
- a CDS encoding iron-containing alcohol dehydrogenase, giving the protein MGLINGNFPISRPEISFFLPTQIIFGTGKVRHLAIDLHMASDLAEHTNVMLITDKGIVAAGLVDSLKHIFEHTDHEFKAVFDDVPPDSDVEVIKRAAQMATDNNINLIMALGGGSVMDTAKATSVVATYGGEPADYEGGFMVPGPIIPIIAIPTTVGTGSEVTLVAMVKDHVSHRKILMSSPFLFPRMAVLDPEMVATLPAKIVAWTGMDALTHSIEAYTCSEHEPFSEALAMRSIEMIADNLPAAVAEAGPTEARAKMQLSATMAGMAFTNSPVGAVHAIAHSIGALYGVHHGLANAIALPYVMEFNLEKATEGYAHVGRALGVGIEGSFQDQAEAAIEAVRNLKTQLGIPRLFREVGVPVTDEALDQITNLTLEELCLAFNPRKASPEEIRDLIKQTI; this is encoded by the coding sequence ATGGGTCTGATCAACGGTAATTTCCCAATCTCGCGTCCTGAAATCTCCTTCTTTCTCCCGACACAAATCATTTTCGGCACTGGTAAAGTTCGCCATCTGGCCATTGATCTGCACATGGCTTCTGATCTGGCTGAGCACACCAATGTAATGCTCATCACTGATAAAGGCATTGTGGCTGCCGGGTTGGTTGATTCGCTCAAGCATATCTTTGAACATACGGATCACGAGTTCAAGGCGGTATTTGACGATGTTCCGCCTGATTCTGATGTTGAAGTCATCAAGCGAGCCGCCCAAATGGCCACTGACAACAACATCAATCTCATCATGGCGCTGGGCGGCGGAAGCGTGATGGATACGGCCAAAGCCACCAGCGTTGTGGCCACCTACGGCGGCGAACCGGCTGATTACGAAGGTGGGTTTATGGTGCCGGGGCCGATTATTCCAATCATTGCCATTCCAACCACGGTCGGAACCGGCAGCGAAGTCACACTGGTGGCCATGGTCAAAGACCACGTCAGCCACCGCAAAATCCTGATGAGCAGCCCCTTTTTGTTTCCACGAATGGCCGTGCTGGACCCGGAAATGGTGGCGACGTTGCCGGCGAAAATTGTGGCCTGGACCGGGATGGACGCATTGACCCATTCGATTGAAGCCTACACCTGCTCTGAACACGAACCCTTTTCGGAAGCTCTGGCCATGCGATCTATCGAAATGATTGCTGACAACCTCCCGGCAGCCGTGGCGGAGGCCGGCCCAACCGAAGCCCGTGCCAAAATGCAATTGTCAGCCACCATGGCTGGAATGGCCTTTACCAATTCACCGGTTGGGGCCGTTCACGCGATTGCCCACTCAATCGGAGCGTTGTATGGGGTTCATCATGGGCTGGCGAATGCGATTGCGTTGCCCTATGTGATGGAATTCAACCTTGAGAAAGCCACCGAAGGATATGCTCACGTTGGTCGAGCCCTCGGCGTGGGGATTGAAGGCAGTTTTCAGGACCAGGCCGAAGCCGCAATTGAAGCGGTGCGGAACCTCAAGACACAGCTTGGGATTCCACGGCTGTTTCGCGAAGTCGGCGTGCCCGTAACCGACGAAGCGCTGGACCAGATTACCAATTTGACGCTTGAGGAACTGTGCCTCGCTTTCAACCCACGCAAAGCCAGTCCCGAAGAAATCCGGGACTTGATCAAACAGACGATCTGA
- a CDS encoding MerR family transcriptional regulator, translating into MKQPLNYPIRAVSKLTGLSIDTLRAWEKRYQAVVPLRDERGRMYTESDLERLHLLRAAIDKGHAIGRVAALADQQLRELLELTPIARASELISVPMRKSQPHLDLDPFMEAVERYDYLWIDKELGRLAILLPARELMYQVVLPLMRQVGIEWHQGKLSIAQEHIVSSLLCRLLGSLMRLHLNSNPPARLLFATPSGEQHEFGILSSAMLATGGGLGILYLGCDLPAEEIVEVARRGEIEAVVLGVVGTGGINPAMNSILFLTKQLPPRTELWVGGTTSEELIHAIKQTRAQWIPDFETYETHLKRLGARF; encoded by the coding sequence ATGAAGCAGCCATTAAATTATCCGATTCGTGCGGTCTCAAAACTCACCGGTTTGAGTATTGACACCTTACGAGCGTGGGAGAAGCGGTATCAGGCGGTAGTTCCGCTCCGCGATGAGCGAGGTCGGATGTACACCGAGTCTGATTTGGAGCGGCTTCATCTGTTGCGGGCAGCCATTGACAAAGGGCATGCCATTGGGCGGGTTGCCGCACTGGCCGATCAGCAGTTACGTGAATTACTTGAGCTAACCCCAATCGCCCGAGCCAGCGAACTGATATCGGTTCCGATGCGAAAATCACAGCCTCACCTCGATCTGGATCCCTTTATGGAGGCGGTCGAGCGGTATGATTATCTCTGGATTGACAAAGAACTTGGACGACTGGCAATTCTGCTTCCAGCACGTGAGTTGATGTATCAGGTGGTGCTGCCATTGATGCGCCAGGTTGGAATTGAATGGCATCAAGGCAAATTGAGCATTGCCCAGGAACACATAGTGTCGTCGCTTTTATGCAGGCTGCTGGGATCTCTGATGCGGCTGCATCTCAATTCAAATCCCCCAGCCAGGCTGCTGTTTGCCACACCAAGCGGTGAGCAGCACGAATTTGGCATCCTCTCGTCCGCGATGCTGGCCACCGGGGGTGGACTTGGCATTTTATATCTGGGGTGCGATTTGCCAGCGGAAGAGATCGTTGAAGTGGCGCGAAGGGGTGAGATCGAAGCGGTTGTGCTCGGGGTTGTCGGTACCGGCGGGATCAACCCGGCAATGAACAGTATCTTGTTTCTGACGAAGCAGTTACCACCACGAACGGAGCTTTGGGTTGGTGGTACCACCAGTGAAGAACTCATTCATGCCATCAAACAAACCCGTGCTCAGTGGATTCCGGATTTTGAGACCTATGAAACCCATTTGAAGCGCCTCGGTGCCAGATTTTAA
- a CDS encoding aldehyde dehydrogenase family protein, whose amino-acid sequence MSSPLKAESIPTKSLLIDGQLVAAGSGKTFQSLSPADQTPLANIPHASLEDAETAVQAARSSFNLGSWRNSDGAMRAKILNKIADLIEANLEEFAQLEAADQGKPVGFARLLEIPAVVDCFRYFAGWTDRITGQTIPVPMSGLDFTLREPIGVCVGFAPNNYPLALAAFKVAPALAAGNSFILKPSPSTPLTALRLGEICLEAGLPDGVLNVLTEPTNDVAAYLLEHPEVDLVSLTGGTETGKAVMRGAASTLKHVSLELGGKSPMIVFPDVDLDQAVTGAMLGVFYNSGQTCTASTRIFVHESIHDEFVERFAARATTIKVGHPLDDATQNGPVVTRQQLEKVKHYIGLGDQEGATRVCGGEFPSDSSLSSEGNYIAPTIFSHVSNSMKIARDEIFGPVAAVLKFSDEYDVLDEANDSPYGLAASIWTSDIKRALNFAKNLQAGQVWINNHNAFFPHTPFGGYKKSGIGREGGYDVLLHYTQVKNVYVELGDIIMSPF is encoded by the coding sequence ATGTCATCACCACTCAAAGCCGAATCAATTCCAACGAAATCGTTATTGATTGATGGTCAGCTTGTTGCGGCTGGATCGGGAAAAACATTTCAAAGTCTGTCACCCGCCGATCAGACGCCGCTGGCCAACATTCCCCACGCGAGCCTTGAGGATGCCGAAACGGCAGTTCAAGCCGCGCGATCATCATTTAACCTGGGCTCGTGGCGCAATTCCGATGGCGCCATGCGGGCAAAAATTCTGAATAAAATCGCTGATCTGATTGAAGCCAACCTGGAAGAATTTGCCCAACTCGAAGCGGCTGACCAGGGAAAGCCCGTCGGATTTGCCCGATTGCTTGAAATTCCAGCCGTGGTTGATTGTTTCCGGTATTTTGCCGGCTGGACTGATCGCATTACCGGACAGACCATTCCCGTGCCGATGTCGGGCCTGGACTTTACGCTCCGTGAACCGATTGGCGTGTGTGTCGGTTTTGCCCCCAATAACTATCCGCTGGCTTTGGCAGCGTTTAAAGTTGCTCCCGCGCTGGCTGCCGGAAACAGTTTTATTTTAAAGCCTTCGCCTTCGACGCCGTTGACGGCTTTACGGTTAGGGGAAATTTGCCTTGAAGCGGGTCTCCCGGATGGCGTGCTCAACGTTTTAACTGAACCCACCAACGACGTGGCGGCTTATTTACTGGAGCACCCCGAAGTTGACCTGGTGTCATTAACCGGGGGGACTGAAACCGGCAAGGCCGTGATGCGTGGGGCGGCTTCGACGCTCAAACACGTGTCGCTCGAACTTGGCGGCAAATCGCCAATGATTGTGTTCCCAGATGTAGACCTGGATCAGGCGGTTACGGGCGCCATGCTCGGGGTTTTCTACAATTCGGGTCAAACCTGCACTGCCTCAACCCGGATTTTTGTTCATGAATCCATCCACGACGAATTTGTCGAGCGGTTTGCGGCGCGGGCCACCACGATAAAAGTTGGACATCCCCTCGATGATGCCACCCAAAATGGACCAGTGGTAACCCGTCAGCAACTTGAAAAGGTCAAACATTACATCGGGCTTGGTGATCAGGAAGGCGCCACCCGTGTGTGCGGCGGTGAATTCCCATCAGATTCCAGCCTGTCATCCGAAGGGAATTACATTGCCCCCACGATTTTCAGCCATGTGTCCAATTCAATGAAAATTGCCCGGGATGAAATCTTCGGACCCGTGGCCGCAGTCCTGAAATTTTCAGATGAATATGATGTGCTTGATGAGGCCAATGATTCACCGTATGGTTTAGCCGCTTCCATCTGGACCAGCGACATCAAACGGGCACTCAACTTCGCCAAAAATTTGCAAGCTGGCCAGGTCTGGATCAACAACCACAATGCCTTCTTCCCGCATACACCATTTGGCGGATACAAAAAGAGCGGCATTGGCCGTGAAGGTGGCTATGACGTGTTGCTCCATTACACCCAGGTCAAAAACGTCTATGTTGAATTGGGCGACATCATCATGAGCCCGTTTTAA
- a CDS encoding GntR family transcriptional regulator, translating to MRIWLSKHTEVPIREQLAEQVMFGIISQELQPGQRLPSIRELARRLRIHSNTVNAAYHELARRGWVEFRKGSGVYVRTLAAEVRETSSQAELDQHIASFLRMLHRRGFSQAAIQSRLHYLLELQPPDHFLILESDPHLQEILKRELAEITQFPVSATSLETVKATPQVLIGAIPVALYSRAELVRPLLPPQTECTWLHLRSIPKSLTAYQKPSDDALLSVVSHWPEFLKWARMLLIAAGIAPDAVHCVTPTDPDWVRSLRHSYLVITDVVTAPLLPAGTPIAIYRIVGDESFAELQQMVASLISGE from the coding sequence ATGCGTATCTGGCTTTCGAAGCACACAGAGGTGCCAATTCGCGAGCAACTGGCTGAACAGGTCATGTTTGGGATCATCAGTCAGGAATTGCAGCCCGGTCAGCGATTGCCGAGCATTCGGGAACTGGCCCGCCGGTTGCGCATTCATTCCAACACGGTCAATGCGGCATATCATGAGTTGGCCCGCCGGGGATGGGTTGAGTTTCGAAAGGGAAGTGGCGTCTATGTCCGAACCCTCGCCGCTGAAGTCCGCGAAACCAGCTCGCAAGCCGAACTTGACCAGCACATCGCCTCATTTTTGCGAATGCTCCACCGACGTGGCTTTTCACAGGCAGCAATTCAATCCCGCCTCCACTACCTGCTCGAACTCCAACCCCCAGATCATTTTCTAATCCTCGAATCCGACCCGCATTTGCAGGAAATCTTAAAACGCGAACTCGCTGAAATCACTCAGTTTCCAGTTTCGGCCACCTCTCTTGAGACGGTGAAGGCAACACCTCAGGTGCTCATCGGCGCGATTCCGGTGGCGCTCTATAGCCGGGCTGAACTGGTGCGACCATTGCTCCCGCCGCAAACCGAATGTACCTGGCTCCACCTTCGATCCATTCCCAAATCACTCACCGCCTACCAAAAACCCAGTGACGATGCCCTCTTGTCGGTCGTGTCACACTGGCCGGAATTTCTGAAATGGGCGCGGATGCTCTTGATTGCCGCTGGAATTGCGCCGGATGCGGTGCATTGTGTGACTCCGACTGATCCTGATTGGGTGCGTAGTCTCCGGCATAGTTATCTGGTGATTACCGACGTCGTTACCGCACCGTTACTGCCGGCGGGAACCCCGATTGCCATTTATCGGATAGTTGGGGACGAATCTTTTGCCGAACTCCAACAAATGGTTGCCAGCCTCATCTCAGGCGAGTGA